Part of the Paramisgurnus dabryanus chromosome 21, PD_genome_1.1, whole genome shotgun sequence genome, TCCTCATACAGAAGCGCTGTTATTAGCATGCTAGCTATTACGTTTGATTCAGGTCAAGTTTCGGGGCAATTTACAGCTTTAAAGTTGTAGAATAATATATTACTATCGTGTAAAACCTTCTAACAGATAACTAACAAAGGAGTTGTGACTTATATCGTGACAAAgtttgataaaataaaaaatacactcaCCCCAAAACTCACCAATTTACAGCGCACGCTCAAAATACAAAATTTCCCACTGCCTCAGGTCCAACAAAATGATTGGTCGACGGGCTCTGACGAAGATTCTAAATCCCCGAATGTGATTGGCTACAGACACCGGTTCTTCTTTCTGGGCCAATCGCAAACGTTCTCATTCAAAGAGCTTTATTTGAGTTTTCGCACGGAAAGCGTGTTACGGAAGGTAAGGTGGATAAGGTGTGTTTATTTGTCGtttttatatgtataaataaatgacgATTTGACGTAACAATGTATATGTGATGCAATATATGTTTAAAACTAAGCAGCACTTATGCTGCGTATGTGTTAGACATATTTGTATATGTTAAGAACTTAATGGTAGGACAGTGACTAGCGTTTGTTTTAGTGATACTTGTAACAATGTCTGATACAGTAgcagattattatttttaaaagcaaCTTTTTGCATATTTAAAATGATAACATATAATAACGCATTTTTAGCAGGTTTGAATTGAATGCAGATGATTTGATCCCTTAGGTCACGTGACGACTGGAGTTTGCTgcagtctgtgtgtgtgtttctgttgtCAGCAGAAATCCAGTGTGGATAACACACAAGGATACAGTCAATGTCTTTGCTGGAGGACATCGCTGATTTGCTGAGATGTGTACTAGAATACTTTGGAGTCCCGGCTGACATGGTAAAATGATTAAGGATTTAATTTGATGATGCACagacattattttattatttgcaaaaaaatgtgttttagcccTTTAGATTGAAGTTACTAATGCATGCTGTGTGTTGCAGTTGGTTCCGGTATGGGACAGTACTCAGTGTGGACAGTACCGCAGCATTGTTCGAATGATTGGGACAAACCTTCCCCTCTCTCCTTATCCCCGTCTGCGCTTTCAGGTTACTAGACAAACTATCAAAGTGTCAATAATCAGCCACAGTGTTTTGCCATGCATGGGTTTTTTATATAGTGTGGTCGAAAATTATGAAAACTTTTTTACATTGATATATAGAGATTATTATCATTACAAAGTATATTGTGTTGGTGTTTTCCCTGCATGATTTGTTGTAAAGACATCTCCTGGATTCATTATCAGAAGTATACACATATTTTGTACGCATGAATTCAGGTCAATGTCACACATTTGCTTTTACTGATTAGGATTATGAATATTTCGCGACACTATTTTTACTTGCATCCCAGATTTTTTATGCCACCTTTTGGACCTCATTGTATAAGCTCATTTTGTAACAGTATATGCTTACATAAAGGCCATTACATGCATGTAATCACTTGGTCTTAAGTAGGGAAGCACTTGAAAGTATGTGTACAGATTTTGAACTAAGTGCACCATAATGACTTCTGACTCTTTCAGATTCCTTTGCAGACATTCAATACACATGGCCACATTGATGTTTCAGTAGACGCTCCAGCTATTCCTACATTAGCTGATGTGCTTTGGCTGGTGGAAGATGAGGGGGAGATCCACACTAAATTCAGGTACTTTACTCTTAAGGATATTATTGAGTTTTTAATTGCTCACTGAACAACACCAGTCTCtgtaaagcccttttcacacacagACTAAGGAAAATACGTCCAGGATTCGCTCAGGAACGttagaaatttttttttcattcacactgacaatgattttctggaatctgtgcGTGCATTCACACAGATACCCTAAAGATCTTGTAAAGACACGTGAcgtatttaactctttcaccgccagcgtttttaaaaaaagttgccagccagcgccagcgtttttcatgattttcaccaaagtttaatgccttccagaaaatgttcttctttaaatatataaacatacaccaaatgaaagaacagaccctctgctttcaaacaaaaaaaaacgtttcatcctacctttagtggttcttttgcaatcagcttttgaatatgggtaggtttctgcaaaaacaccacattttgagcaaaaagcagagataattccatttttgtgacggacttttcatagacttcccattcagagcgatctttaaaacagacacggacatgcagctgcttgccatagggcaatacttccgggtttaaaaagttccGGAAGTAttgcacctggtggataatagcggtattgcggaaagacggaaaatctcgtcattggcggggaagcgttttctcttaattgatgagatatctcgtcaatggcggggaaagagttaaagggatagttcacccaaaaatgaaaatattgtcattaatgactcaccctcgttccaaacttgtaagacctccgttcatttttggaaacacggtttaagatgttttatatttagtctgagagtttgttgacccttcattaaaaatctatgtacggtatactgtccatgtccagaaaggttataaaaacatcaaagtagtccatgggacatcagtgggtcagtaagaatgtgttgaagcatcgaaaatacattttggtccaaaaataacaacaatTTTGACagctttattcagcattgtcttctcttccgcttctgttgtgaagcgcataaagtcacgtgactgcagtgacgcgtgtgccgtgttatcctcagacatgtttgcaaagttttttttccaaacttacagcgtgcgtctcccttAGACTGTAAATTAAGTCTGGtctcacaaaaaaaaacagctggggcgcacctgATAACACATAATCCGCGTCGTACGTCATTGCAGTCACATGATACTTTTGTGAATGATACAGCAATGTAACTAGGTCCTCTTTATAAGAGCGATCCCAAAACTTTTACAGGacatgtttgtgttcacacagaagcctctgCCAATTTTTCGAAAAtgttctgggaccaaagtgctgtgtgaatgaggtttaagTCTACTGTATAAGTAAagtcaaaaaactttattgttatttaaaCCATATATAGTGTGCACACAGTTTTCAGGTTCTGTGTTTTAAAAGTCACATATCAATTTATACCAATTTTGTGGAGAAATGTCCTGATTCCATGTTTATATTGCAGGAATGCTGTCCCTCTTAGGAATCACTGTGTACAGCAAGGCTTTGAGATTCCCTCAGTGAGATCTGAACGGCCATTGCCTGTGTCCGTGCATGCTGAGAGAGGAGGCAGGGTGTTAGGACAGAGCACCCAACCAGAAGCCCTGCAGAAGATCTCTGCTCTGGAGGAGGAGCTTCAAAAACTGCGAGCACAGATTGCAATGATAGTCATTGCTCCAACAGGTACTATTCACTCCAGTACTCTTATCTTTCATCGCTGTTGCTGCCAGCAAAGATATCGGATTGTATAGTATAGGTgtgaattatttattaatatggATTACAATTAAATGGAGTTCATTATAGTGTATATAGACCTCAATATTTCTGTTCCCTTCATACCTAAATCTGTAACTCATTTGTCTCATGCCCCGTTCCTCTTCCAGCTGACACCAGTACCCCATGCTCTACACCTCTACGACCTCCTATCCTCACTTCAACTCCTGTGTGTCCTCCTCCGCCCCCTCCACCCCCACCTCCTCCTATGGCTGTGGGCAGCTCCATGGAGGTGTCTGTGACGGAGGTGATCCGACAGAGACAGGCAGCGAAAAGAGGAAAGGCAGAGCAGATAGAGCCCCGTGTGGGTGTGGCACCTGCTGCTCTGCCATCCATGTTGGAGGTGTTGAGAGACATTAATCACGTCAAACTGCGTTCGGTGGAGAGGTATGCATGTAAATGATTtgaattagattttttatttacttgcaTTAATGCATTTGTCAGATTTCTTTATGTGAAGCGACTTGCAAGCTAAAGGGTTCCCAGGGGTCTTTGAattccttgaaagtttgtgaatctggggaaaaaattcaaagccctgggaagtttttgaaaatatacatacatagatacaggtcattgaaagtgcttgaatctatttgatgcaagaagttttctggaaaaaaaatccatattattccctgtgttgtgtatgataatatcataaaataaaatagaaaattAAACACGTGCTTAACTGTtctctttaaatgcttatatcttcagtatgcgaatgttgattaaaaccaaaatgcttttttgcatagttgtgtttgacacatgaaaacgtttcgggttacgtatgtaactattgttccctgagaagggaacgagacgctgcgtctcccttgccatacttcctgcgtccctgttacgccgtctttggcaatatttcagatagcgatatacttcctggctctcgCGTCatcctgtctttgtcgttaagcctcaccattggttgaatttgatatacacatccAGACGCACTTCCCCTGGaggtgtcactgcagtgacaaaGCGCGAGTTCcttcaaaagggaactgtaacagtgtatcttaaaaggtaacacgatgtaaccttgccctcacttgaaatgtgtccccacatttagtccttgaatttgagggtattgaacctggaaagtccttgaaaggtccttgaatttgaagttaactaaggtttGGGAACCCTGGTtatacatttgatcagtatgtgtGCTTCCTGTGgagattgaacccatgacctttgccctgggaatgcaatgctctaccatttgagctacaGGATTATCTACTTAagcttaaaagtttttttttttgttaaatactGTAAGAATAGACTATATACATTTTGAAAAAGTGATGTGACTGGCAAGTATGGTAACATTTACAGCATTTAACCCTGTATTAAAGTCTCTCGCTTTAACCATCAGGCAATGACTGCCctctaaataaaattaaatcgaAAGCTATCAGTCAGTCGGCCAATGACATCAATATTTGTTATTAAAGGGTGTTGTAAGGGTCTATCACCCCTGAGGATGTTGGTTTATTATAATGTTATTCTGTGTGTTTAGATCTCCAGGTGGAACACCAGTAAGAAGACGGAGGAGTAAAGGTGTAGCGTGTGCGTCCGACCCAGCGGCTCTCATCGCCGAAGCACTGAAACGAAAATTtgcacacagacagagagacgATTCGTTTGGCAAAGAGAACCGCTCAGCTGAACTTTCTCCATTCAGCAGTCCAGACACACCCAAAGTAAGTGCTTTCTATTTACACTATTGACAGAAGTAGGGATGGGACGATAAATGCCAATGCGCACTAATAATACCTGGCCAATGCCGATTCTGATTTATCGGCCCATCCCTAGACAGAAGTAAAATAAAGATGGTTGggattagggctgggcaataattcgataacgataattttaccgatataaactttttcgataaaacgataaggacagttcgataagtgatcgataatgtttaagcactgtgcgtaatgttgcgcgagcacttccggatgcggcacgcgctcttggtttacaatcagagtgacagtcagacttgaagcagtggaagatgaggcaagttattcatttattagtagagacctatgattttcgcgatgcggataacgcggacggaatcacggaatccaaatgcgcggaaacattttcttgtgtgtaatgttggacgcgcaaacagggttcgtcaaacatagcagacacaggtgcgtgcagtatactttactttcattcagcgtccgccttgcgcacgcacacgtccgcccagctttaaaagtatatttacaggacattcacaaattcaggaaactgaggaaaagcagcagatccaccactgcagtgaatatagtgtttgggtATGTGCGCTGCCACAGCAAAGTGACAcccttgacatccatttatcagcgtgtatagctcgtatatgtataacacacgcgtgatcactgaactaagttttctttcttgtttaagtgaacataaacagctgttactcagtatattgaaacttaaagcagtctgtcttgggtcttaaagggacagtagtctgctgcttttgtgtcagaaatgtgttgatttcataacaaatagatttacatttaatacagatgcattaaaacaagattttagtttttgtatttgtcatgttctgaataaaaagtagtttaaaaccattattaactgtctggtttttacaattttcattcaggagcaaaaatctgcctttaaatttgacaggagtaaagatttgttatttatcatgataattatcgatatcgactgatatggaaaacattttctcgataattttttgagtcatatcgcccagccctagttgGGATTACTGTGTGTCAGACATGTAAACGGTTCTGATGGCAAGAAAGAGCTTCAATTTTGGGCATTGTCAGTTCAattgcatttctcatttgtaACATAGGAGGAAACTTGACTGTCGAGTAATTTTATAATGCTAATGTTGACCAGCAGAGGGCAATATTTCCTCACTCACAGAGTCTAAAACCATGTTGAAAAAATGTGCACATTGGCCACCTCAGCACGAGGTCAGGGTTTGgctgttatgccatttatgctaCACTCTTATGCTACGAGGGTATTTCCtggaaaaaaaatttattcaaaTTTGTGCAAGCTTGATATTTTGCTATGAGGGTGACTTTAGTGTTGTGTTGGTTTTCAGATCTTCCATCACACCAGACGCAGCCAGGGACGCATTCACCTTTGACCCTTGACCTTAAAGTTTCCTGGGATCACACTTGTGATGGACTTTTGTATCAGAGGGATTTTTCCTCTACTTGGGTTGCACTGTTTCTTTCCCTAGTCCTTAATTTCTCTCTATAAATTTTACTCTCCAAACCTGGACATCTACCGGTGAACACTGTGCGTGTTTTGGAGCAAAGAGGTGTCATTTTATGCAGGcgtcatattttttttaattattcagattttatttgtaaatatttttctcAAAGGACTTATACATGTTAATTGTGAATGTCAAAGGTTAATAGCAGCGATGCAGGATGTCATAACAAGCCACCATAATTCAGTTTTGCTGATCTATGCAATGCAGCTGtgctttttgtgtttttatatactGATAACTTTACTTGAAGCTTAGACTAACAAAGGTTATCTGCGTAACAGTTTTCATAACAGTGAACTTCACGTTTGAAGATTAGATAAACGGTACCTGTTGCCACGGGTGTTTGTTCATTCGTCTATTTCTCTTCCTTTAGTGCTAATGCTCTCAAAAGCAATAAAGAAATGCTAAGCTTTGATCAGAATCATCTTTATCGCCAAGTACTGTGTTTACATGTATAAGGAGTATTTTGCTGTTCTGGtgcttaaagggaaagttcacccaaaaataaaatttcaatgaatggtcatcattttctcaaccacaagttgttacaaacatatacatatttttgttctgttgaacacaagggaagatattttgagcaatgtttttaaccaaaaaattttgtagcaccattgacttccatagtattttttctgtctatagaagtcaatggtgcttctgcttgcaggtttggaacaacttcatttttgggtgaactatacctttaacaataatatttataatgctTTATATGCTTTTGAAAATCAGAATTGATTGAACGCTTAAAAATAAAccaagtaaatattttttataagttTTTAAATACCGTGCACCCTGACCCAGTAACCTGTATTCACTGTTTACACTGTTGTTGTCTGTCCCGGTGTGTATGTAGGTGGATGCTTGTTTGATGGAATAATTGCAATGTGTTGCATCTGTTTGTTGTGTCTATAACCCACATCCTTTCAATTACTAAAGGTTATCATGGAGAGGATACAATGGTCTACCGAGGCAGGAAATGGTTACACGCTAAAAATCTGATTGATCCTTTGCTTCCGTAAGACGTGTTATGATGTTTGTCTGACAGGAGGGCGTGCGGAGTGGAATGTTGTAGTGTACCGTCAACCTCACTGCTAAATCTGGCGTATGCcttctatttttgcttatctTTAGAAATGCACCTGCGCTAATGAACTAAATTGGATGCCCCCACCTTTCCGTAAtgcaaatgtttgtttgttcctGAGTTCGACAAAAGAATTTGAATAATAATGGTGGTgccttttacatttatttttaataccaCACACAAAATCTCCCTAAATATTGCTGTGTCCCAGTAAACCTCACTATGTCTACTGTATGTGATGGCCAAAAGGTGGCTACTGGTGATACAGGGAGACCTGTTTGTGTGAAAAATGGAAGACAAGGTCAAAATTTGAGTCACTGCAATTTTGTTTTTTGGGAAATCACTTACTTAGGATTGTGTATTTAGTAAAAAACATTGCTGACATTTTATTTTCCCAGTTAAATTTGATTACATTTATGTGGAAAGTCAAGTCT contains:
- the mtfr2 gene encoding mitochondrial fission regulator 2, with product MSLLEDIADLLRCVLEYFGVPADMLVPVWDSTQCGQYRSIVRMIGTNLPLSPYPRLRFQIPLQTFNTHGHIDVSVDAPAIPTLADVLWLVEDEGEIHTKFRNAVPLRNHCVQQGFEIPSVRSERPLPVSVHAERGGRVLGQSTQPEALQKISALEEELQKLRAQIAMIVIAPTADTSTPCSTPLRPPILTSTPVCPPPPPPPPPPPMAVGSSMEVSVTEVIRQRQAAKRGKAEQIEPRVGVAPAALPSMLEVLRDINHVKLRSVERSPGGTPVRRRRSKGVACASDPAALIAEALKRKFAHRQRDDSFGKENRSAELSPFSSPDTPKIFHHTRRSQGRIHL